A window of Diospyros lotus cultivar Yz01 chromosome 14, ASM1463336v1, whole genome shotgun sequence contains these coding sequences:
- the LOC127790665 gene encoding uncharacterized protein LOC127790665, with product MKFTALVRTIPRHPNLREITGLLQSRSFQLDFVPRDAKAKPKRYKYPAFYDPYGPRPPPSDKIIQLAERIAALPSEERIQIGPTLREKLRHPKMQPISVEGMDAGPQSHGSSKVEEKKAEKTAFDVMLEKFDAAAKIKVIKEVRGFTNLGLKEAKDLVEKVPALLKQGVTKEEANNIIEKIKAAGGVAVME from the coding sequence ATGAAGTTCACTGCACTAGTCAGAACCATTCCTCGCCACCCCAACCTTCGTGAAATTACCGGACTTTTACAAAGTCGTTCCTTCCAACTTGACTTTGTTCCTAGAGATGCCAAGGCAAAGCCTAAGAGGTACAAGTATCCAGCCTTCTATGACCCATATGGCCCTAGACCCCCACCCTCTGATAAAATCATTCAGCTTGCTGAACGGATTGCTGCTTTACCCTCTGAAGAGCGCATTCAGATAGGTCCAACTCTCAGAGAGAAACTTAGGCATCCCAAGATGCAACCAATTTCAGTAGAAGGAATGGACGCGGGTCCACAATCCCATGGATCCTCAAAGGTCGAGGAGAAGAAGGCGGAGAAGACAGCATTCGACGTTATGTTGGAAAAATTTGATGCGGCTGCAAAAATCAAAGTGATCAAAGAGGTGAGAGGCTTCACAAATCTGGGATTGAAGGAAGCTAAAGACCTGGTGGAGAAGGTACCTGCTTTGCTTAAACAAGGAGTCACCAAAGAGGAGGCCAACAACATAATAGAGAAGATAAAGGCTGCTGGAGGGGTCGCGGTTATGGAGTGA